A part of Drosophila bipectinata strain 14024-0381.07 chromosome 3L, DbipHiC1v2, whole genome shotgun sequence genomic DNA contains:
- the LOC122322264 gene encoding chymotrypsin-1-like isoform X3 — protein sequence MSISKFISYFMLLALTADITLSNVSDHTEFIFQRKGNVPDNSSSDPSDFQFLITGGYRPTTNDLAKYVVSIRLVERYKFFGSDHFCGGAIISKKVILTAAHCLLSGSAKLKPEDMIVVAGTPIRMKRTSTTQVMKVKKLTSHSQYANFGNDIGIVVLQKALHLDEAVATIELAKEAAQTGQKCTAIGWGSILQLRLLHYSTDQFPMKLSMLIW from the exons ATGAGTATTTCTAAATTCATATCATATTTTATGTTATTGGCTTTAACGGCTGATATTACTCTCTCGAATGTTAGCGATCACACAGAGTTCATATTCCAGAGAAAAGGGAACGTCCCAGATAACTCTAGTTCCGATCCCTCGGACTTTCAGTTCTTGATCACGGGTGGCTATCGACCGACGACCAATGACCTGGCCAAGTACGTCGTCTCGATTAGGCTTGTTGAACGCTACAAGTTCTTCGGCAGTGATCACTTTTGTGGAGGAGCAATCATTTCCAAAAAGGTAATCCTGACGGCTGCTCACTGCTTGCTCTCCGG TTCAGCAAAGTTGAAGCCAGAAGATATGATAGTAGTGGCTGGGACGCCCATAAGGATGAAAAGAACCAGCACAACACAGGTGATGAAAGTAAAAAAGTTAACGTCTCACAGCCAATATGCAAATTTTGGAAACGACATCGGGATTGTGGTTTTGCAGAAAGCACTGCATTTGGATGAGGCAGTGGCCACCATTGAACTGGCCAAAGAGGCAGCGCAGACGGGACAGAAATGCACTGCAATTGGCTGGGGCTCTATCTTACAG CTTAGATTACTCCATTACAGTACGGACCAATTCCCAATGAAATTGTCAATGTTAATCTGGTAA
- the LOC122322264 gene encoding trypsin I-P1-like isoform X2, with the protein MSISKFISYFMLLALTADITLSNVSDHTEFIFQRKGNVPDNSSSDPSDFQFLITGGYRPTTNDLAKYVVSIRLVERYKFFGSDHFCGGAIISKKVILTAAHCLLSGSAKLKPEDMIVVAGTPIRMKRTSTTQVMKVKKLTSHSQYANFGNDIGIVVLQKALHLDEAVATIELAKEAAQTGQKCTAIGWGSILQYGPIPNEIVNVNLVIMSNDACSAYDTTFIKGMLCVSHPNIDDADSCEGDSGGPLICDGRVYGIVSFGSGCGEPHFPGIYTDVYMFLEWIEKNLSPPNTVPIPVLIQGLVLLLVFFNLYILNSR; encoded by the exons ATGAGTATTTCTAAATTCATATCATATTTTATGTTATTGGCTTTAACGGCTGATATTACTCTCTCGAATGTTAGCGATCACACAGAGTTCATATTCCAGAGAAAAGGGAACGTCCCAGATAACTCTAGTTCCGATCCCTCGGACTTTCAGTTCTTGATCACGGGTGGCTATCGACCGACGACCAATGACCTGGCCAAGTACGTCGTCTCGATTAGGCTTGTTGAACGCTACAAGTTCTTCGGCAGTGATCACTTTTGTGGAGGAGCAATCATTTCCAAAAAGGTAATCCTGACGGCTGCTCACTGCTTGCTCTCCGG TTCAGCAAAGTTGAAGCCAGAAGATATGATAGTAGTGGCTGGGACGCCCATAAGGATGAAAAGAACCAGCACAACACAGGTGATGAAAGTAAAAAAGTTAACGTCTCACAGCCAATATGCAAATTTTGGAAACGACATCGGGATTGTGGTTTTGCAGAAAGCACTGCATTTGGATGAGGCAGTGGCCACCATTGAACTGGCCAAAGAGGCAGCGCAGACGGGACAGAAATGCACTGCAATTGGCTGGGGCTCTATCTTACAG TACGGACCAATTCCCAATGAAATTGTCAATGTTAATCTGGTAATCATGTCCAATGACGCCTGCTCGGCCTATGACACTACCTTTATAAAGGGAATGCTCTGCGTCTCCCATCCCAATATCGATGATGCCGACAGTTGCGAGGGCGACTCCGGGGGTCCGCTGATCTGCGATGGAAGAGTTTACGGCATTGTCTCGTTTGGCTCCGGATGCGGTGAGCCACATTTCCCCGGAATCTACACGGACGTCTACATGTTCTTGGAATGGATTGAGAAAAATTTGAGTCCTCCAAACACAGTTCCAATACCTGTTCTTATACAAGGACTAGTCTTAttattggtattttttaacCTTTACATACTTAACTCGCGTTAA
- the LOC108132548 gene encoding trypsin I-P1-like, translated as MSSSKFIPYFVFLALQTEITLSNVTRDSVTDPTEGIFPTKGNVPDNSSSDPSEFQFLITGGYRPTTNELAKYVVSIRLVERYKFFGSDHFCGGSIISNKIILTAAHCFFPNSVKLRPKDIEVVAGTPKRLKKTSKTQVMKAKYLISHSQYASGYDGYDIGVVVLEKALTFDDSVACIEVTQSPAYAGKPCTTLGWGTVINYGPVPNEIVNVNLVIQTADACAAYDFKKGMLCASNPSLDESDSCEGDSGGPLICDGRVYGIVSFGTGCGEPNYPGIYTDVYFFLKWIMNNLSPPNTVPIPVLIPELVLLIAMVNQWILGSQYT; from the exons ATGAGTTCTTCAAAATTCATAccatattttgtgtttttggctTTACAGACTGAGATTACTCTCTCAAATGTAACACGGGACTCTGTCACCGATCCCACGGAGGGCATATTCCCGACAAAAGGGAACGTCCCAGATAACTCTAGTTCCGATCCCTCGGAATTTCAGTTCTTGATCACGGGTGGCTATCGACCGACGACCAATGAGCTGGCCAAGTACGTCGTCTCGATTAGGCTTGTTGAACGCTACAAGTTCTTCGGCAGTGATCACTTTTGTGGAGGATCCATCATTTCCAACAAGATTATCCTGACGGCTGCACACTGCTTCTTCCCAAA TTCAGTAAAGTTGAGGCCTAAAGATATAGAAGTAGTGGCAGGAACGCCCAAAAGGTTGAAAAAAACCAGCAAGACGCAGGTCATGAAAGCCAAATATCTAATATCTCACAGTCAATATGCAAGTGGATACGATGGATACGACATCGGCGTTGTGGTTTTGGAAAAAGCACTAACATTCGATGATTCAGTGGCTTGCATTGAAGTGACCCAATCGCCAGCATATGCGGGAAAACCATGCACAACACTCGGCTGGGGTACTGTAATTAAT TACGGACCTGTTCCCAATGAGATTGTCAATGTTAATCTTGTAATACAGACTGCTGACGCTTGCGCGGCTTATGACTTTAAAAAAGGCATGCTTTGCGCCTCAAATCCAAGTTTGGATGAGTCCGACAGTTGCGAGGGCGACTCCGGGGGTCCTCTGATCTGCGATGGAAGAGTTTACGGCATCGTATCGTTTGGCACTGGATGCGGTGAGCCAAATTATCCCGGAATCTACACGGACGTCTACTTTTTCTTGAAATGGATTATGAACAATTTGAGTCCGCCAAACACAGTTCCAATACCGGTTCTAATACCAGAACTAGTCTTGCTAATAGCAATGGTTAATCAATGGATACTTGGCTCCCAGTATACTTAA
- the LOC108132729 gene encoding chymotrypsin-2-like isoform X2: MITSKFIPYFILLALQTDLTLPNGTWESVPDHTEDTFTGEDKGNVPDNSSSDPSEFQFLITGGYRPTTNDLAKYVVSLRLVKRYKFFGSDHACGGAIISKKIILTAAHCLFLGHVKLQPKDMVVVAGTPKRLKRTSTTQVMKVKQITSHSQYSDFGYDIGMVVLQEALHLARTSSQ, from the exons atgattaCTTCAAAATTCATTCCATATTTTATATTGTTGGCTTTGCAAACTGATCTCACTCTTCCGAATGGCACATGGGAGTCTGTCCCCGATCACACGGAGGATACATTCACAGGAGAGGACAAAGGGAATGTTCCAGATAACTCTAGTTCCGATCCCTCCGAATTTCAGTTCTTGATCACGGGTGGCTATCGACCGACGACCAATGACCTGGCCAAGTACGTCGTCTCGCTTAGGCTTGTTAAACGCTACAAGTTCTTCGGCAGTGATCATGCTTGTGGAGGAGCAATCATTTCCAAAAAGATAATCCTGACGGCTGCACACTGCTTGTTCTTAGG TCATGTAAAGTTACAGCCTAAAGATATGGTAGTAGTGGCTGGGACGCCCAAAAGGCTGAAAAGAACCAGCACAACACAAGTGATGAAAGTCAAACAGATAACGTCTCACAGTCAATACTCAGATTTTGGATACGACATCGGGATGGTGGTTTTGCAGGAAGCACTGCATTTAG CACGGACCTCTTCCCAATGA
- the LOC108132729 gene encoding trypsin epsilon-like isoform X1: MITSKFIPYFILLALQTDLTLPNGTWESVPDHTEDTFTGEDKGNVPDNSSSDPSEFQFLITGGYRPTTNDLAKYVVSLRLVKRYKFFGSDHACGGAIISKKIILTAAHCLFLGHVKLQPKDMVVVAGTPKRLKRTSTTQVMKVKQITSHSQYSDFGYDIGMVVLQEALHLGESVATLKLTREAAHPGTECTALGWGAIIPHGPLPNEIVNVDLVIQPRHECYAYGHTFRKSMLCVSNPKMDDADSCEGDSGGPLICNERLYGLVSFGRGCGEPHYPGIYTDVFMFVKWIRKNWSPPNTVPIPVLILGLVLLLVIVNLCMVTLL, encoded by the exons atgattaCTTCAAAATTCATTCCATATTTTATATTGTTGGCTTTGCAAACTGATCTCACTCTTCCGAATGGCACATGGGAGTCTGTCCCCGATCACACGGAGGATACATTCACAGGAGAGGACAAAGGGAATGTTCCAGATAACTCTAGTTCCGATCCCTCCGAATTTCAGTTCTTGATCACGGGTGGCTATCGACCGACGACCAATGACCTGGCCAAGTACGTCGTCTCGCTTAGGCTTGTTAAACGCTACAAGTTCTTCGGCAGTGATCATGCTTGTGGAGGAGCAATCATTTCCAAAAAGATAATCCTGACGGCTGCACACTGCTTGTTCTTAGG TCATGTAAAGTTACAGCCTAAAGATATGGTAGTAGTGGCTGGGACGCCCAAAAGGCTGAAAAGAACCAGCACAACACAAGTGATGAAAGTCAAACAGATAACGTCTCACAGTCAATACTCAGATTTTGGATACGACATCGGGATGGTGGTTTTGCAGGAAGCACTGCATTTAGGTGAATCAGTGGCCACCCTTAAACTGACCAGAGAGGCAGCGCACCCGGGAACAGAATGCACTGCACTTGGCTGGGGCGCTATCATTCCG CACGGACCTCTTCCCAATGAGATTGTCAATGTTGATCTTGTAATCCAGCCTCGTCACGAATGCTACGCTTACGGCCATACCTTTAGAAAGAGCATGCTCTGCGTCTCAAATCCAAAAATGGATGATGCCGACAGTTGCGAAGGCGACTCCGGGGGTCCGCTGATCTGCAATGAAAGACTTTACGGGCTTGTCTCATTTGGCCGTGGATGCGGTGAGCCGCATTATCCCGGAATCTACACGGACGTCTTCATGTTCGTGAAATGGATTCGCAAAAATTGGAGTCCGCCAAACACAGTTCCAATACCGGTTCTAATACTAGGACTAGTTTTGTTATTGGTAATTGTAAACCTATGTATGGTAACTTTGCTGTGA
- the LOC108132547 gene encoding trypsin alpha-3-like, with the protein MNPTEDIFSTKGNVPDNSSSDPSDFQFLITGGYRPRTNNLANSWKLNPSDIVVVAGTPKRMRKTTATQVMKAKYLIAHSQYGSWSMAYDIGLVILEGSLYFNAYVDSIELTPSPARYGPVPNEIVNVNLVILSRDKCDAYGYSFQGGMLCVANPSYDDSDSCEGDSGGPLICDGKVYGIVSFGRGCGEPRFPGIYTDVYLYLKWIMNDLSPPNTVPIPVLIPGLVLLIAIVNQWILSAR; encoded by the exons ATGA ATCCCACGGAGGACATATTCTCGACGAAAGGGAACGTCCCAGATAACTCTAGTTCCGATCCCTCGGACTTTCAGTTCTTGATCACGGGTGGCTATCGGCCCAGGACCAATAACCTGGCAAA TTCATGGAAGTTGAATCCAAGCGATATAGTAGTAGTAGCAGGAACGCCCAAAAGGATGAGAAAAACCACCGCGACGCAGGTGATGAAAGCCAAATATCTAATAGCTCACAGTCAATATGGAAGTTGGTCCATGGCATACGACATCGGCCTTGTGATTTTGGAGGGTTCACTGTATTTCAATGCTTACGTGGACTCCATTGAACTGACCCCATCGCCAGCAAGG TACGGACCTGTTCCCAATGAGATTGTCAATGTTAATCTTGTTATTCTGTCTCGTGACAAATGTGACGCTTATGGCTATTCCTTTCAAGGGGGCATGCTTTGCGTCGCAAATCCAAGTTACGATGATTCCGACAGTTGCGAGGGCGACTCCGGGGGTCCGTTGATCTGCGATGGAAAAGTATACGGCATTGTCTCGTTTGGCCGTGGATGCGGTGAGCCGCGTTTCCCCGGAATCTACACGGACGTCTACTTGTACTTGAAATGGATTATGAACGATTTGAGTCCGCCAAACACAGTTCCAATACCCGTTCTTATACCAGGACTAGTCTTGTTAATAGCAATTGTTAATCAATGGATACTTAGCGCACGTTAG
- the VhaM9.7-a gene encoding V-type proton ATPase subunit e 2, which translates to MGAAFFPVLFFTAVWGAVGIGMPMMTPKGPHQNLIRCVLMLTAACCWLFWLCCYMAQMNPLIGPKLKRDVVAIIGREWHNEIVAG; encoded by the coding sequence ATGGGTGCAGCTTTCTTTCCTGTGCTGTTTTTCACTGCAGTTTGGGGTGCGGTTGGCATTGGAATGCCTATGATGACTCCCAAAGGACCTCACCAGAACCTGATACGTTGTGTCCTGATGCTAACTGCTGCCTGCTGCTGGCTGTTTTGGTTGTGCTGCTACATGGCCCAAATGAATCCATTGATCGGGCCCAAACTGAAGCGAGATGTAGTGGCCATTATTGGACGCGAGTGGCACAATGAAATCGTTGCTGGCTAA
- the LOC122322264 gene encoding trypsin I-P1-like isoform X1: protein MSISKFISYFMLLALTADITLSNVSDHTEFIFQRKGNVPDNSSSDPSDFQFLITGGYRPTTNDLAKYVVSIRLVERYKFFGSDHFCGGAIISKKVILTAAHCLLSGSAKLKPEDMIVVAGTPIRMKRTSTTQVMKVKKLTSHSQYANFGNDIGIVVLQKALHLDEAVATIELAKEAAQTGQKCTAIGWGSILQITPLQYGPIPNEIVNVNLVIMSNDACSAYDTTFIKGMLCVSHPNIDDADSCEGDSGGPLICDGRVYGIVSFGSGCGEPHFPGIYTDVYMFLEWIEKNLSPPNTVPIPVLIQGLVLLLVFFNLYILNSR from the exons ATGAGTATTTCTAAATTCATATCATATTTTATGTTATTGGCTTTAACGGCTGATATTACTCTCTCGAATGTTAGCGATCACACAGAGTTCATATTCCAGAGAAAAGGGAACGTCCCAGATAACTCTAGTTCCGATCCCTCGGACTTTCAGTTCTTGATCACGGGTGGCTATCGACCGACGACCAATGACCTGGCCAAGTACGTCGTCTCGATTAGGCTTGTTGAACGCTACAAGTTCTTCGGCAGTGATCACTTTTGTGGAGGAGCAATCATTTCCAAAAAGGTAATCCTGACGGCTGCTCACTGCTTGCTCTCCGG TTCAGCAAAGTTGAAGCCAGAAGATATGATAGTAGTGGCTGGGACGCCCATAAGGATGAAAAGAACCAGCACAACACAGGTGATGAAAGTAAAAAAGTTAACGTCTCACAGCCAATATGCAAATTTTGGAAACGACATCGGGATTGTGGTTTTGCAGAAAGCACTGCATTTGGATGAGGCAGTGGCCACCATTGAACTGGCCAAAGAGGCAGCGCAGACGGGACAGAAATGCACTGCAATTGGCTGGGGCTCTATCTTACAG ATTACTCCATTACAGTACGGACCAATTCCCAATGAAATTGTCAATGTTAATCTGGTAATCATGTCCAATGACGCCTGCTCGGCCTATGACACTACCTTTATAAAGGGAATGCTCTGCGTCTCCCATCCCAATATCGATGATGCCGACAGTTGCGAGGGCGACTCCGGGGGTCCGCTGATCTGCGATGGAAGAGTTTACGGCATTGTCTCGTTTGGCTCCGGATGCGGTGAGCCACATTTCCCCGGAATCTACACGGACGTCTACATGTTCTTGGAATGGATTGAGAAAAATTTGAGTCCTCCAAACACAGTTCCAATACCTGTTCTTATACAAGGACTAGTCTTAttattggtattttttaacCTTTACATACTTAACTCGCGTTAA